One stretch of Hemibagrus wyckioides isolate EC202008001 linkage group LG01, SWU_Hwy_1.0, whole genome shotgun sequence DNA includes these proteins:
- the LOC131356431 gene encoding apolipoprotein A-I-like codes for MKVFVVLALAVFTGCQANLLYADEPKPQLEQLTDAFWDYVAKATHTAEDTLKMIRESQLGQEVNTRITEGANVASQYAVTLQKQVSPLAQDFMTKITKEAKVLKERLEQDLTTVKDKLAPYSDELKTQIQQKVEELRLAVAPYAESFDSEALKSTVVQKTEELRGSVEEKVKDLQSKLEPYSDELRQKVDQHLQEFQKTVAPLTEDLQAKVAERAALIQQGLAPYAEDLREKLDPYAQNLKDQLTSLYESYINTN; via the exons ATGAAGGTCTTTGTAGTACTGGCTCTGGCTGTGTTTACAG GCTGCCAAGCCAACTTGCTCTATGCTGATGAGCCCAAACCACAGCTGGAGCAACTGACTGATGCTTTCTGGGACTATGTCGCCAaggcaacacacactgctgaggaCACACTAAAAATGATTAGAGAGTCTCAACTCGGCCAGGAAGTCAA TACTAGAATTACAGAAGGTGCCAATGTGGCCAGTCAGTATGCTGTGACTCTTCAGAAACAAGTGAGCCCCCTGGCCCAGGACTTCATGACCAAAATCACCAAAGAGGCTAAAGTTCTTAAAGAGCGTCTCGAGCAGGATCTGACCACTGTGAAGGACAAACTGGCGCCCTATTCTGATGAGCTGAAGACCCAAATTCAGCAGAAAGTGGAGGAGCTGAGACTAGCTGTGGCTCCCTATGCTGAGTCCTTTGACTCTGAAGCTTTGAAAAGTACCGTGGTGCAGAAGACCGAGGAGCTGAGGGGAAGTGTGGAGGAGAAAGTGAAGGATCTGCAGTCCAAGCTGGAGCCCTACAGTGATGAACTCAGACAGAAAGTAGATCAGCATCTGCAGGAATTCCAGAAGACCGTGGCCCCTCTGACTGAGGATCTTCAGGCCAAGGTTGCTGAGAGAGCTGCTTTGATTCAGCAGGGTCTGGCTCCCTATGCTGAGGACCTGAGGGAGAAACTGGACCCCTATGCCCAAAACCTGAAGGACCAGCTCACCTCTCTTTATGAGTCCTACATCAACACCAACTAA
- the LOC131356267 gene encoding apolipoprotein A-I-like: MKVFVVLALAVFTGCQANLLYADEPKPQLEQLTDAFWDYVAKATHTAEDTLKMIRESQLGQEVNTRITEGANVASEYAVTLQKQVSPLAQDFMTKITKEVEVLKERLEQDLTTVKDKLAPYSDNLKTQIQQKLEELRVAVAPYAESFDSEALKTIVLQKTEELRGSVEEKVKELQSKMEPYTDEFRQKVDQHLQEFQKTVAPLTEDLQAKVAERAALVQQGLAPYAEDLREKLDPYAQNLKDQLTSLYESYINTN; encoded by the exons ATGAAGGTCTTTGTAGTACTGGCTCTGGCTGTGTTTACAG GCTGCCAAGCCAACTTGCTCTATGCTGATGAGCCCAAACCACAGCTGGAGCAACTGACTGATGCTTTCTGGGACTATGTCGCCAaggcaacacacactgctgaggaCACACTAAAAATGATTAGAGAGTCTCAACTCGGCCAGGAAGTCAA TACTAGAATTACAGAAGGTGCCAATGTGGCCAGTGAGTATGCTGTGACTCTTCAGAAACAAGTGAGCCCCCTGGCCCAGGACTTCATGACCAAAATCACCAAAGAGGTTGAAGTACTGAAGGAGCGTCTCGAGCAGGATCTGACCACTGTGAAGGACAAACTGGCGCCCTATTCTGATAATCTGAAGACCCAAATTCAGCAGAAATTGGAGGAACTGAGAGTAGCTGTGGCTCCCTACGCTGAGTCCTTTGACTCTGAAGCTCTGAAAACTATTGTGCTACAGAAGACCGAGGAGCTGAGGGGAAGTGTGGAGGAGAAAGTGAAGGAGCTGCAGTCCAAGATGGAGCCCTACACTGATGAATTCAGACAGAAAGTAGATCAGCATCTGCAGGAATTCCAGAAGACCGTGGCCCCTCTGACTGAGGATCTTCAGGCCAAGGTTGCTGAGAGAGCTGCTTTGGTTCAGCAGGGTCTGGCTCCCTATGCTGAGGACCTGAGGGAGAAACTGGACCCCTATGCCCAAAACCTGAAGGACCAGCTCACCTCTCTTTATGAGTCCTACATCAACACCAACTAA
- the LOC131355844 gene encoding apolipoprotein A-I-like, which produces MKVFVVLALAVFTGCQANLFYADEPKPQLEQLTDAFWDYVAKATHTAEDTLKMIRESQLGQEVNTRITEGVNVASEYAVTLQKQVSPLAQDFMTKITKEAEVLKERLEQDLTTVKDKLAPYSDNLKTQIQQKVEELKVAVAPYAESFDSEALKTTVLQKTEELRGSVEEKVKELQSKLEPYSDEIRQKVDQHLQEFQKTVAPLTEDLQAKVAERAALVQQGLAPYAEDLREKLDPYAQNLKDQLTSLYETYINTYIN; this is translated from the exons ATGAAGGTCTTTGTAGTACTGGCTCTGGCTGTGTTTACAG GCTGCCAAGCCAACTTGTTCTATGCTGATGAGCCCAAACCACAGCTGGAGCAACTGACTGATGCTTTCTGGGACTATGTCGCCAaggcaacacacactgctgaggaCACACTAAAAATGATTAGAGAGTCTCAACTCGGCCAGGAAGTCAA TACTAGAATTACAGAAGGTGTCAATGTGGCCAGTGAGTATGCTGTGACTCTTCAGAAACAAGTGAGCCCCCTGGCCCAGGACTTCATGACCAAAATCACCAAAGAGGCTGAAGTTCTTAAAGAGCGTCTCGAGCAGGATCTGACCACTGTGAAGGACAAACTGGCGCCCTATTCTGATAATCTGAAGACCCAAATTCAGCAGAAAGTGGAGGAGCTGAAAGTAGCTGTGGCTCCCTACGCTGAGTCCTTTGACTCTGAAGCTCTGAAAACTACTGTGCTACAGAAGACGGAGGAGCTGAGGGGAAGTGTGGAGGAGAAAGTGAAGGAGCTGCAGTCCAAGCTGGAGCCCTACAGTGATGAAATCAGACAGAAGGTAGATCAGCATCTGCAGGAATTCCAGAAGACCGTGGCCCCTCTGACTGAGGATCTTCAGGCCAAGGTTGCTGAGAGAGCTGCTTTGGTTCAGCAGGGTCTGGCTCCCTATGCTGAGGACCTGAGGGAGAAACTGGACCCCTATGCCCAAAACCTGAAGGACCAGCTTACCTCTCTTTATGAGACCTACATCAACACCTACATCAACTAA
- the LOC131356556 gene encoding apolipoprotein A-I-like: MKVFVVLALAVFTGCQANLFYADEPKPQLEQLTDAFWDYVAKATHTAEDTLKMIRESQLGQEVNTRITEGANVASQYAVTLQKQVSPLAQDFMTKITKEAKVLKERLEQDLTTVKDKLAPYSDELKTQIQQKVEELRLAVAPYAESFDSEALKSTVVQKTEELRGSVEEKVKELQSKLEPYSDELRQKVDQHLQEFQKTVAPLTEDLQAKVAERAALIQQGLAPYAEDLREKLDPYAQNLKDQLTSLYESYINTN, translated from the exons ATGAAGGTCTTTGTAGTACTGGCTCTGGCTGTGTTTACAG GCTGCCAAGCCAACTTGTTCTATGCTGATGAGCCCAAACCACAGCTGGAGCAACTGACTGATGCTTTCTGGGACTATGTCGCCAaggcaacacacactgctgaggaCACACTAAAAATGATTAGAGAGTCTCAACTCGGCCAGGAAGTCAA TACTAGAATTACAGAAGGTGCCAATGTGGCCAGTCAGTATGCTGTGACTCTTCAGAAACAAGTGAGCCCCCTGGCCCAGGACTTCATGACCAAAATCACCAAAGAGGCTAAAGTTCTTAAAGAGCGTCTCGAGCAGGATCTGACCACTGTGAAGGACAAACTGGCGCCCTATTCTGATGAGCTGAAGACCCAAATTCAGCAGAAAGTGGAGGAGCTGAGACTAGCTGTGGCTCCCTATGCTGAGTCCTTTGACTCTGAAGCTTTGAAAAGTACCGTGGTGCAGAAGACCGAGGAGCTGAGGGGAAGTGTGGAGGAGAAAGTGAAGGAGCTGCAGTCCAAGCTGGAGCCCTACAGTGATGAACTCAGACAGAAAGTAGATCAACATCTGCAGGAATTCCAGAAGACCGTGGCCCCTCTGACTGAGGATCTTCAGGCCAAGGTTGCTGAGAGAGCTGCTTTGATTCAGCAGGGTCTGGCTCCCTATGCTGAGGACCTGAGGGAGAAACTGGACCCCTATGCCCAAAACCTGAAGGACCAGCTCACCTCTCTTTATGAGTCCTACATCAACACCAACTAA